In one window of Streptomyces griseus subsp. griseus DNA:
- a CDS encoding MFS transporter — protein MSAGTDTPRSGDEASIPRPPAPTGRGLDPLTARRRFTTVSFLFWLPVGMSVATGVLLFTDRSMGLAAIAGFFAVHSLTAAAMELPTGGLSDVIGRRAVLATAGLLNCTAFTLFGLAGAAWAITLGMALMGCARALSSGPAEAWYVDTVHAHAGPDADLRTGLARGSSAMSAALALGTLLGGGLPWLLGPGIGVGEWLTGTTGGLVIPLSVPALLGALVEIVFVLYVLSALPEPPRPPATLRGVVGGVPAAIGAGLRLGARDALIRRILLTASAAGAALAAVELLTPGRAAALMGTAESGALLFAGLACAGFLCSALGSQLAPLAARLTRSSERAVLSGGGVVALGLILLGVTTGATSPLATTAAVTGYGLVYLGLGVVGPNTNDLLHRRVDASGRATALSVQSLALQLVAAGAGLAAGALPLGPLPWLLAAAVVLAVALLWARRVAVSPQVSVPSAQPVPAVSAPER, from the coding sequence GTGAGCGCCGGAACCGACACCCCCCGGTCCGGCGACGAGGCGTCGATACCGAGACCGCCCGCTCCCACCGGGCGCGGCCTCGACCCGCTGACCGCGCGCCGCCGGTTCACCACGGTCTCCTTCCTCTTCTGGCTCCCCGTCGGCATGTCCGTCGCGACCGGCGTGCTCCTCTTCACCGACCGGAGCATGGGCCTCGCCGCCATCGCCGGGTTCTTCGCCGTGCACTCCCTCACGGCCGCCGCGATGGAGCTGCCCACCGGCGGACTCTCCGACGTCATCGGGCGCCGTGCCGTCCTGGCCACCGCCGGGCTGCTCAACTGCACCGCCTTCACCCTCTTCGGTCTCGCCGGAGCGGCCTGGGCCATCACTCTCGGCATGGCCCTGATGGGCTGCGCCCGCGCCCTGTCCAGCGGACCCGCCGAAGCCTGGTACGTCGACACCGTCCACGCCCACGCGGGCCCCGACGCCGACCTCCGTACGGGCCTGGCGCGCGGCAGCTCCGCCATGTCGGCGGCCCTCGCGCTCGGAACCCTGCTCGGCGGCGGGCTGCCCTGGCTGCTCGGCCCCGGCATCGGCGTGGGGGAGTGGCTGACCGGCACGACCGGCGGGCTCGTCATCCCGCTCTCCGTACCCGCCCTCCTCGGCGCGCTCGTCGAGATCGTCTTCGTCCTCTACGTGCTGAGCGCCCTGCCCGAACCGCCCCGGCCCCCGGCCACCCTGCGCGGGGTCGTCGGCGGTGTGCCCGCCGCCATCGGCGCCGGGCTCCGGCTCGGCGCCCGGGACGCCCTCATCCGGCGCATCCTGCTGACCGCGAGCGCCGCCGGGGCCGCGCTGGCCGCCGTCGAACTGCTCACCCCGGGCCGGGCCGCCGCCCTGATGGGAACGGCCGAATCCGGGGCGCTGCTCTTCGCCGGACTCGCCTGCGCCGGATTCCTGTGCTCCGCCCTCGGCAGCCAACTCGCCCCGCTCGCCGCCAGGCTGACTCGCAGCAGTGAGCGCGCGGTGCTGTCCGGCGGTGGGGTGGTCGCGCTCGGACTGATCTTGCTGGGTGTCACCACCGGCGCCACCAGCCCCCTCGCCACGACGGCCGCCGTCACCGGCTACGGGCTGGTGTACCTGGGGCTCGGGGTCGTGGGCCCCAACACCAACGACCTGCTGCACCGCCGGGTCGACGCCTCGGGCCGCGCCACCGCCCTCTCGGTCCAGTCGCTCGCCCTCCAGCTGGTGGCCGCCGGCGCCGGACTGGCCGCCGGGGCCCTGCCGCTCGGCCCGCTGCCCTGGCTGCTGGCCGCCGCGGTCGTGCTGGCCGTGGCCCTGCTCTGGGCCCGCCGGGTCGCCGTGAGCCCGCAGGTGTCCGTGCCCTCCGCGCAGCCCGTTCCGGCCGTATCGGCGCCTGAACGGTGA
- a CDS encoding winged helix-turn-helix domain-containing protein — MDSEPTRRVLDPGRDGAALKALTHPLRIELLGLLRRHGPATASELAARTGESSASTSYHLRVLAKYAFVAEADHRDSRERRWKAVHTLTSWSNEAMHRAPGGRAALSTLRRRQLEHLERSLARHEDDLENGRLDTAWQEPSGLSDSLPRLTPESLTELWETVATKMAELTARDADDPRAEQVVVVTAGLPLAPEPAPDAEGPAS, encoded by the coding sequence ATGGACAGCGAACCCACCCGCCGCGTACTCGATCCCGGCCGCGACGGAGCCGCGCTCAAGGCCCTCACCCACCCCCTGCGGATCGAACTGCTCGGGCTGCTGCGCCGGCACGGCCCGGCCACCGCCAGCGAGCTGGCCGCGCGGACGGGCGAGTCGTCCGCCTCCACCAGCTACCACCTGCGGGTACTCGCCAAGTACGCGTTCGTCGCCGAGGCCGACCATCGCGACAGCCGCGAACGCCGCTGGAAGGCCGTGCACACCCTCACCTCGTGGAGCAACGAGGCCATGCACCGGGCCCCCGGAGGCCGGGCCGCGCTCAGCACGCTCCGCCGCCGCCAGCTCGAACACCTGGAGCGCTCGCTGGCCCGCCACGAGGACGACCTGGAGAACGGCCGGCTGGACACCGCCTGGCAGGAGCCGTCGGGCCTGAGCGACTCCCTGCCCCGGCTGACCCCGGAGTCGCTGACCGAGCTGTGGGAGACGGTCGCCACGAAGATGGCCGAACTGACCGCCCGCGACGCGGACGACCCCCGTGCCGAACAGGTCGTGGTCGTCACGGCCGGACTTCCGCTGGCACCGGAACCCGCCCCCGACGCGGAGGGGCCCGCCTCGTGA